The Cyanobacteria bacterium QS_8_64_29 genome contains a region encoding:
- a CDS encoding cell division protein FtsH: MAVDRRHGGSQSSQSFNQSFKKNGGWLLLLVSILLLTLTLLEEPWRQAKQAPYSQFLQQVKSGQVASATIGPDRIRYELNPSAIEGERAPQARVTRTVPMDDNLPELLEQHDVEFSGAPQGGSYSWLLGVLSWLLPPLLFLGLLYVLVNRSQASGSGPAALAAGKSKARVYSQGKTGVRFGDVAGVDEAVEELQEVVDFLQHADKYRRVGAKIPKGVLLTGPPGTGKTLLARAVAGEADVPFFSISGSEFIEMFVGVGASRVRDLFEQAKQQAPCIVFIDELDTLGKSRGGNGTMTGSGGNDEQEQTLNQLLNEMDGFDPNSGVIVLAATNRPEVLDPALQRPGRFDRRVLVDRPDKQGRKAILNVHLPNVRLADDVDIDTLSSRTSGFVGADLANLVNEAALLAARQNRNAVTMADFSEAIERVVAGLEKKSRVLNEQEKNTVAYHEVGHAMVGSLMPGAGQVEKISIVPRGMGALGYTLQMPEEDRFLMAEDELRGRIAIMLAGRSAEELILGKVSTGATDDIQKATDLAERCVTLYGMSDELGPISFEKPQQQFLPGASPRRAVGPQVTEAIDREVKAIVDGAHHMALKILQQNRELLSQTAQMLLQEEVLESHSLARQLERLKAPPELADWLRTGKLPQTERLLQDELVGDLKAV; this comes from the coding sequence ATGGCAGTCGATCGGCGCCACGGCGGGTCCCAATCCAGCCAGTCCTTCAACCAGTCGTTCAAAAAGAACGGGGGCTGGCTGCTGCTGCTCGTCAGCATTTTGCTACTGACCCTAACCCTGCTGGAGGAGCCATGGCGGCAAGCCAAGCAAGCACCCTACAGCCAGTTCCTGCAGCAGGTCAAATCCGGGCAAGTGGCTAGCGCCACCATCGGCCCCGATCGCATCCGCTACGAGCTCAACCCCAGCGCCATCGAGGGCGAGCGCGCCCCGCAGGCCCGCGTAACGCGGACGGTGCCCATGGACGACAACTTGCCCGAGCTGCTGGAGCAACACGATGTCGAATTCTCGGGGGCCCCGCAGGGCGGAAGCTACAGCTGGCTGCTGGGCGTGCTGAGCTGGCTGCTGCCACCGTTGCTGTTTTTGGGGTTGCTCTACGTTTTGGTCAACCGCTCGCAAGCCTCGGGTAGCGGCCCGGCCGCCCTAGCGGCGGGCAAAAGCAAAGCTCGCGTCTACTCGCAGGGCAAAACCGGCGTGCGCTTTGGCGATGTCGCCGGCGTTGATGAGGCCGTCGAAGAACTGCAAGAGGTCGTGGACTTTCTCCAGCATGCGGACAAGTACCGCCGCGTGGGCGCCAAGATCCCCAAAGGGGTGCTGCTGACAGGGCCGCCCGGAACCGGCAAAACGCTGTTGGCCAGAGCAGTTGCCGGTGAGGCCGATGTCCCTTTCTTTAGCATCTCGGGCTCCGAGTTCATCGAGATGTTTGTGGGCGTGGGCGCCTCGCGCGTGCGCGATCTGTTCGAGCAGGCCAAGCAGCAGGCCCCCTGCATTGTCTTTATCGACGAGCTGGACACGCTGGGCAAATCGCGCGGCGGCAACGGCACCATGACCGGCAGCGGAGGCAACGACGAGCAGGAGCAAACGCTCAACCAGCTCTTGAACGAAATGGATGGCTTCGATCCCAACAGCGGCGTCATCGTCCTGGCAGCCACGAACCGGCCCGAGGTGCTGGATCCGGCCCTGCAGCGGCCCGGCCGCTTCGATCGCCGCGTCCTGGTGGATCGGCCCGACAAACAGGGGCGCAAGGCCATTTTGAACGTGCACCTACCCAACGTCCGCCTGGCCGACGATGTCGATATCGATACCCTTTCCAGCCGCACTTCGGGCTTTGTGGGCGCCGATCTGGCCAATCTGGTCAACGAAGCCGCCCTGCTGGCAGCGCGCCAAAACCGCAACGCCGTCACCATGGCGGACTTTAGCGAGGCGATCGAGCGTGTGGTCGCCGGGCTGGAGAAAAAATCCCGCGTGCTCAACGAGCAAGAAAAAAACACCGTGGCCTATCACGAAGTCGGCCATGCCATGGTGGGCTCGCTCATGCCCGGGGCCGGCCAAGTGGAAAAGATCTCCATTGTCCCCCGCGGCATGGGGGCTTTGGGGTACACGCTGCAAATGCCAGAAGAGGATCGCTTCCTCATGGCCGAGGACGAGCTGCGCGGCCGCATTGCCATCATGCTGGCCGGGCGCTCGGCCGAGGAGCTGATCTTGGGCAAGGTCTCCACCGGGGCGACCGATGACATCCAAAAAGCCACAGACCTGGCCGAGCGTTGCGTCACGCTCTACGGCATGAGCGACGAACTGGGGCCGATTTCGTTTGAAAAACCGCAGCAGCAATTCCTGCCCGGTGCGAGCCCGCGCCGCGCGGTTGGGCCCCAAGTGACCGAGGCCATTGATCGCGAAGTCAAAGCGATCGTTGATGGCGCCCACCACATGGCGCTCAAAATCTTGCAGCAGAACCGCGAGCTGCTCTCCCAGACGGCGCAAATGCTGCTGCAGGAGGAAGTGCTGGAGTCCCATTCGCTGGCGCGCCAGCTCGAGCGCCTGAAAGCGCCCCCCGAGTTGGCTGACTGGTTGCGCACCGGCAAGCTCCCCCAGACCGAGCGCTTGCTCCAAGACGAACTCGTGGGCGATCTCAAAGCCGTGTGA
- a CDS encoding molecular chaperone, which yields MAIVPTRNLANLQSRQGWWDPVREISSLQRQLNRMFENVTRNVNEGGSLLAPSAELEETDGAIHLKLEVPGINPNDLDVKVSDRAVAISGERKSESQNGDGGAKRSELYYGRFERVIPIDAQIQSDRVEANYNNGILHLTLPKAESDKNAVQVNVQQS from the coding sequence ATGGCCATCGTTCCCACTCGCAATCTCGCCAACCTACAGTCCCGGCAAGGCTGGTGGGATCCCGTCCGCGAAATTTCTTCCCTGCAACGGCAACTCAATCGCATGTTTGAGAATGTTACTCGCAACGTTAACGAGGGCGGCAGCCTCCTAGCGCCATCTGCCGAGCTGGAAGAAACAGATGGTGCCATCCACCTCAAGCTAGAGGTGCCCGGCATCAATCCCAACGACTTGGATGTCAAAGTTAGCGATCGCGCTGTTGCCATTAGCGGCGAGCGCAAGAGCGAATCTCAAAATGGCGACGGCGGCGCCAAGCGCAGCGAGCTGTACTACGGGCGGTTCGAGCGTGTCATTCCCATCGACGCCCAAATTCAAAGCGATCGAGTCGAGGCCAACTACAACAACGGCATCCTTCACCTGACGCTGCCCAAAGCCGAGAGCGATAAAAACGCTGTCCAAGTCAACGTCCAGCAGTCGTGA
- a CDS encoding glycine/betaine ABC transporter has translation MGIWLEAWQYALAHADRVLAALVQHLRLVAVPLAIGLAIGLPLGLASARSRLAAAVLVNGAYSLRLLPSLAVLFLAMPYLGLTFRAAAVALTLLVVPPIVASTDAAFRNLSAEVREAAAGMGLSPCQRFWRIELPLALPMVLAGVKTATIEAIASATLAAFIGVGGLGSFVMLGFSLYDEAILLVGAVPIAALALLAEGVLSALQRWCQPP, from the coding sequence ATGGGGATCTGGCTCGAAGCGTGGCAGTACGCGCTGGCGCACGCCGATCGCGTGCTGGCTGCCCTGGTGCAGCACCTGCGCCTGGTCGCGGTTCCGCTCGCAATTGGCCTGGCGATCGGGTTGCCGCTGGGCCTGGCGAGCGCGCGATCGCGCCTAGCAGCTGCGGTTTTGGTCAATGGAGCTTACAGCTTGCGCTTGCTGCCCAGCCTGGCCGTGCTGTTTTTGGCCATGCCCTATCTGGGGCTGACGTTTCGGGCTGCGGCCGTTGCCCTAACGCTGCTGGTCGTACCGCCGATTGTGGCCAGCACGGACGCGGCCTTTCGCAACCTCAGCGCCGAGGTCCGGGAAGCGGCAGCCGGCATGGGCCTATCGCCCTGCCAGCGGTTCTGGCGCATCGAGCTGCCGCTGGCGCTGCCCATGGTGCTGGCCGGGGTTAAAACCGCCACCATCGAAGCGATCGCCTCGGCCACACTAGCCGCCTTCATTGGCGTGGGGGGCCTGGGATCGTTTGTGATGCTGGGATTCTCGCTCTACGACGAAGCCATTTTGCTGGTGGGGGCCGTTCCCATCGCCGCATTGGCCTTGCTCGCCGAAGGAGTGCTGAGCGCCCTGCAGCGCTGGTGCCAGCCGCCTTAA
- a CDS encoding dihydroorotase (Catalyzes the reversible hydrolysis of the amide bond within dihydroorotate. This metabolic intermediate is required for the biosynthesis of pyrimidine nucleotides), whose amino-acid sequence MASELLQQVRVVEPSSGTNRVTDVWIAQGEVAALDAAAERVPPETVARDCRGLVLAPGLCDLYSHSGEPGNEQRETLASLAAAAVAGGFTRLGILPDTAPPLDGPAGVAHLQQCLAAHPPAPAPTVHLWGALTHQRAGERMAELGELARAGVTGFSDARPIGDLGLVHRLLQYVQPLGKPVALSAADATLRSNGVLREGIAAARAGLAGDPGCSEAAALAALLETVAAVGTPVHLMRISTARGVELIAEAKARGLPVTASATWMHLLLEADAAGTYDPNLRLDPPLGTPEDRAALVEGVRSGTLDAIAIDRAAYTAEEKTVAFAEAPPGAIGLELALPLLWQAFVASGQWSALDLWRALSAAPRRCLHQAPASLAAGEPAELVLFDPHAHWSVTQETLHTMGTNTPWYGQPIAGRVVRVWQPPADSCNQG is encoded by the coding sequence ATGGCCAGCGAGCTCCTGCAACAAGTGCGCGTGGTGGAACCGAGCTCGGGCACCAATCGCGTTACCGATGTCTGGATCGCCCAAGGCGAGGTGGCTGCCCTGGACGCAGCGGCCGAGCGCGTCCCCCCCGAAACCGTGGCGCGCGATTGCCGCGGCTTGGTGCTAGCGCCAGGATTGTGCGATCTCTACAGTCACAGCGGCGAGCCGGGCAACGAGCAGCGCGAAACCCTGGCTTCGCTGGCGGCAGCAGCTGTTGCGGGCGGTTTTACGCGCTTGGGCATCCTGCCCGATACTGCCCCACCGCTGGATGGGCCTGCTGGTGTGGCCCACCTCCAGCAGTGCTTGGCCGCCCATCCGCCTGCCCCAGCGCCCACCGTGCACCTTTGGGGGGCCCTCACCCACCAGCGGGCAGGCGAGCGCATGGCCGAGCTGGGCGAGCTCGCCCGCGCCGGGGTTACTGGCTTTAGCGATGCTCGTCCCATTGGCGATTTGGGCCTAGTGCACCGGTTGCTGCAATACGTGCAGCCGTTGGGCAAACCCGTTGCCCTAAGCGCTGCCGATGCCACCCTGCGCAGCAATGGCGTCCTGCGCGAAGGCATTGCCGCAGCGCGTGCCGGTTTGGCGGGCGATCCGGGGTGCTCGGAAGCAGCAGCCTTGGCTGCCCTGCTCGAGACGGTGGCAGCGGTGGGGACACCGGTTCATCTCATGCGGATATCGACGGCCCGCGGCGTTGAACTCATTGCCGAAGCCAAAGCCCGCGGCCTGCCGGTGACCGCGAGCGCAACCTGGATGCATCTGCTGCTCGAGGCCGATGCGGCCGGCACCTACGATCCCAATCTGCGGCTCGATCCGCCGTTGGGTACGCCCGAGGATCGGGCTGCTTTGGTGGAGGGCGTCCGCAGCGGCACTCTCGATGCCATTGCCATCGACCGCGCAGCCTATACTGCCGAGGAAAAAACGGTCGCCTTTGCCGAGGCGCCGCCGGGCGCGATCGGATTGGAACTGGCCCTGCCGCTGCTTTGGCAGGCGTTTGTCGCCTCGGGACAGTGGTCGGCGCTGGATCTGTGGCGTGCCTTGAGCGCGGCCCCGCGCCGGTGCTTGCACCAGGCGCCGGCCTCGTTAGCGGCTGGCGAGCCCGCCGAACTGGTGCTGTTCGATCCGCACGCGCACTGGTCGGTGACCCAGGAAACGCTCCACACCATGGGAACCAATACCCCCTGGTACGGTCAGCCCATCGCCGGCCGCGTCGTCCGCGTCTGGCAGCCGCCGGCAGACAGCTGCAATCAGGGCTGA